The following are from one region of the Ignavibacteriota bacterium genome:
- a CDS encoding O-acetyl-ADP-ribose deacetylase: MMRIELYKGDITKLKVDAIVNAANTSLLGGGGVDGAIHRAAGPELLKFNKKLGGCKTGEAKISPGFNLPAKFIIHTVGPVWNGGKHNEDKLLADCYINSLKLAVENKIKSMAFPAISTGIYRFPLERATKIAITEVKKFLEKNDSIEKVIFVCFDEETYEIYKSVLASKY, from the coding sequence ATGATGAGAATTGAACTTTACAAAGGCGATATCACCAAACTAAAAGTTGATGCAATAGTCAACGCAGCAAATACTTCTCTTCTTGGCGGTGGTGGAGTTGATGGAGCTATCCATAGAGCAGCCGGACCAGAATTACTTAAATTCAACAAGAAGCTTGGTGGATGCAAAACAGGTGAAGCAAAAATTTCTCCGGGATTTAATCTTCCAGCAAAATTTATTATTCATACAGTCGGTCCGGTTTGGAATGGCGGAAAACATAATGAAGATAAATTACTTGCTGATTGCTACATCAATTCATTAAAGCTTGCAGTAGAAAACAAAATAAAATCAATGGCTTTCCCTGCAATTAGTACGGGTATTTATCGCTTTCCATTGGAGAGAGCAACAAAGATTGCTATTACTGAAGTGAAAAAGTTTTTAGAGAAAAATGACTCTATTGAGAAAGTAATTTTTGTTTGCTTTGATGAGGAAACTTATGAGATTTATAAAAGTGTTTTAGCTTCTAAGTATTAA
- a CDS encoding glycine C-acetyltransferase yields MFTNIKTHYSNIIEQIKQDGLFKNERVITSPQSANIEVTGGQKVLNMCANNYLGLANNPDIIKAAKESYDKWGYGLSSVRFICGTQQIHKELEKKISGFLEMDDTILYTSCFDANGGLFETILNENDAVISDELNHASIIDGVRLCKAQRYRYKNNNMNDLEEKLKEAKANNAKQILIATDGVFSMDGYIANLKGICDLADKYNAMVMVDDSHAVGFMGKHGKGTHEHNNVLGRVDIITGTLGKALGGASGGYTSARKEIVELLRQRSRPYLFSNTVAPSIVAASLKVLEMLSSTTHLRDKLEENTKYFREKIKSAGFEIKDGIHPIVPIMLGDAVLSQKMAARLLEKGIYVIGFFYPVVPKGTARIRVQISAAHSKDDLDFAVEKFVEVKKEMGI; encoded by the coding sequence ATGTTTACAAATATTAAAACACATTATTCAAATATTATTGAGCAAATCAAACAAGATGGACTTTTCAAAAATGAGCGTGTTATCACTTCTCCACAAAGCGCAAACATAGAAGTTACAGGCGGACAAAAAGTTTTAAATATGTGTGCTAATAATTATCTCGGTCTCGCAAATAATCCTGATATAATCAAAGCAGCAAAAGAAAGTTATGATAAATGGGGTTATGGGCTTTCATCTGTAAGATTCATCTGCGGAACACAGCAAATTCATAAAGAGCTTGAGAAAAAGATTTCCGGGTTTCTTGAAATGGATGATACAATCCTCTACACTTCCTGCTTCGATGCGAATGGCGGATTATTTGAAACAATATTAAATGAAAATGATGCGGTTATAAGTGATGAACTAAATCACGCAAGTATTATAGATGGAGTAAGATTGTGTAAAGCACAACGATATCGTTATAAAAATAACAATATGAATGACCTCGAAGAAAAATTAAAAGAAGCAAAAGCAAATAACGCAAAGCAGATTCTGATTGCAACTGATGGTGTGTTTTCAATGGATGGATACATCGCAAACCTGAAAGGAATTTGTGACCTTGCTGATAAATACAATGCAATGGTAATGGTTGATGATTCTCACGCAGTTGGTTTTATGGGTAAGCACGGAAAAGGAACTCATGAACATAATAATGTTTTGGGAAGAGTTGATATAATAACTGGCACATTAGGAAAAGCACTCGGTGGTGCAAGTGGTGGTTATACATCTGCAAGAAAAGAAATTGTGGAATTACTCAGACAACGATCACGTCCATATTTATTTTCAAATACGGTTGCACCAAGTATTGTGGCAGCATCTTTAAAAGTTCTTGAAATGCTTTCTTCAACGACTCATTTACGAGATAAACTCGAAGAGAACACAAAATATTTCAGAGAGAAAATCAAATCAGCAGGTTTTGAAATTAAAGACGGTATTCATCCAATTGTACCGATTATGCTCGGTGATGCAGTGCTTTCACAAAAGATGGCTGCACGATTACTTGAAAAAGGAATTTATGTTATTGGGTTTTTCTATCCTGTAGTACCAAAAGGCACGGCAAGAATCCGTGTACAGATTTCTGCAGCTCATTCAAAAGATGATCTGGATTTTGCGGTAGAAAAATTTGTTGAGGTGAAAAAGGAGATGGGAATATAA
- the tdh gene encoding L-threonine 3-dehydrogenase, producing MKALVKKFAKPGIWMDEVPVPEYGPNDVLIKIHKTAICGTDIHIYNWDEWAQKTIPVPMVTGHEYVGTVEAFGNNVHDVKVGELVSGEGHIVCGTCRNCREGRGHLCPNTKGVGVNRPGCFAEYLVIPVSNIWHCDPKISTEIFSIFDPLGNAVHTALSFDVLGEDVLITGAGPIGIMAAAIVKHSGARNIVITDMNEYRLGLAKKLGATRTVNITKEKLPDVMKELGMVGGFDVGLEMSGSIHAFNDMIDVMYHGGKIALLGILPEKAGVNWNKIIFNGLTIKGIYGRMMFETWFKMQAMVQSGLSIQPIITHRFKIDNYLEGFEIMKSGNSGKVILDWENS from the coding sequence ATGAAAGCACTCGTAAAAAAATTTGCAAAACCCGGAATCTGGATGGATGAAGTTCCTGTTCCTGAATACGGACCAAATGATGTATTAATTAAAATCCATAAAACTGCAATCTGTGGAACTGATATTCACATTTATAACTGGGATGAGTGGGCACAAAAAACTATTCCTGTTCCAATGGTTACCGGACATGAGTATGTCGGAACAGTTGAAGCGTTTGGAAATAACGTTCACGATGTAAAAGTTGGTGAACTTGTTAGTGGTGAAGGTCATATCGTTTGCGGAACTTGCAGAAACTGCCGTGAAGGAAGAGGTCATCTTTGCCCGAATACAAAAGGAGTTGGGGTAAATCGTCCGGGATGTTTTGCAGAGTATCTTGTTATTCCTGTTTCAAACATCTGGCATTGCGATCCAAAAATTTCAACCGAAATTTTTTCAATATTCGATCCTCTTGGAAATGCTGTTCACACTGCACTTTCATTTGATGTGCTTGGTGAAGATGTGCTCATAACCGGAGCCGGACCAATTGGAATTATGGCTGCGGCAATAGTAAAACATTCAGGTGCAAGAAATATTGTAATTACAGATATGAATGAATACCGGCTTGGACTTGCAAAAAAACTTGGAGCCACAAGAACAGTCAATATTACAAAAGAAAAACTTCCTGATGTAATGAAAGAACTTGGAATGGTTGGCGGTTTTGATGTCGGGTTAGAAATGAGTGGAAGCATTCATGCATTTAATGATATGATTGATGTTATGTATCACGGTGGAAAAATTGCGTTGCTTGGAATACTTCCTGAAAAAGCTGGTGTCAATTGGAATAAAATTATTTTTAACGGGCTTACTATCAAAGGGATTTACGGTAGAATGATGTTTGAAACATGGTTCAAGATGCAGGCAATGGTTCAGAGTGGTTTGTCGATTCAACCAATCATAACTCACCGATTCAAGATTGATAATTACCTTGAAGGATTCGAGATAATGAAGTCGGGAAATTCAGGTAAAGTTATTTTGGATTGGGAAAATAGCTAA
- a CDS encoding diheme cytochrome c-553 yields MRFNRFIFVYLSFLSFSAIILFIGCNQQEAKTEMTEQQMLERGKLLVTVGGCDDCHTPKIFGPKGPELDMSRRFSGHPEGTQIPPVDTSLMKYWAFLSHDMTTAVGPWGITFSSNITPDNETGIGSWQLEMFVSAMKTGKHLGVAEGRPILPPMPWQNLAQQTDEDLKAIFMFLKSLPAVKNKVPDPIPPHLILVKQ; encoded by the coding sequence ATGAGGTTCAATAGGTTTATTTTTGTTTATTTGTCTTTCCTCTCTTTTTCAGCAATTATTCTTTTCATTGGCTGTAATCAGCAAGAAGCTAAAACTGAAATGACTGAACAGCAAATGCTTGAACGCGGTAAGCTGCTCGTTACAGTTGGAGGCTGTGATGATTGTCATACACCAAAAATATTTGGTCCGAAAGGTCCTGAACTTGATATGAGCAGACGATTTTCAGGTCATCCTGAAGGCACACAGATTCCACCAGTTGATACTTCACTGATGAAATACTGGGCATTTCTTTCGCATGATATGACAACGGCAGTTGGTCCGTGGGGAATTACTTTTTCTTCCAACATTACACCTGATAATGAAACCGGAATCGGTAGCTGGCAGTTGGAGATGTTTGTATCTGCAATGAAAACAGGTAAGCATCTTGGTGTTGCAGAAGGACGACCAATATTACCACCAATGCCATGGCAAAATCTGGCTCAGCAAACTGATGAAGACTTAAAAGCAATATTTATGTTTTTGAAATCTTTACCTGCAGTGAAGAATAAAGTTCCGGATCCGATACCACCACATCTTATTTTGGTTAAACAATAA
- the fumC gene encoding class II fumarate hydratase codes for MNYRIEKDTMGEIKVPSDKYYGAQTARSLMNFKIGGDRFPRELIKALGILKKAAALTNQELGTLPNEKAELIIKAADEVIAGKLDEHFPLVVWQTGSGTQTNMNANEVISNRAIELAGGEIGSKKPIHPNDDVNKSQSSNDTFPTAMHIAAVEEIHRRLIPMVTKLRDALQKKSDEFKNIIKIGRTHLMDAVPLTLGQEFGGYAQQLTNGLERINAALPRLYELALGGTAVGTGLNTHPQFAVKSAEHIARITGLKFVTARNKFEALAAHDALVEFSGVLKTLAASLMKIANDIRLLGSGPRCGLGEIHLPENEPGSSIMPGKVNPTQSEAMTMVCAQVFGNDVAVNFGGATGHFELNVFKPVIIFNILNSIRLISDACESFTDHCVVGIEANTGNIKKHLENSLMLVTALNPHIGYDNAAKAAKKAHAEDKTLKEAVVELGLLTAEKFDEVVRPEKMIGPKA; via the coding sequence ATGAACTACCGCATTGAAAAAGACACAATGGGAGAAATCAAAGTTCCTTCCGATAAATATTATGGCGCACAAACTGCACGATCACTGATGAATTTTAAAATCGGCGGCGATCGTTTTCCAAGAGAATTAATCAAAGCACTTGGCATACTAAAAAAAGCCGCAGCTTTGACAAACCAGGAATTGGGAACGCTTCCAAATGAAAAAGCTGAACTTATTATTAAAGCTGCTGATGAAGTGATTGCAGGAAAGCTTGATGAACATTTTCCTCTGGTAGTATGGCAAACCGGAAGCGGAACGCAAACTAATATGAATGCCAATGAAGTCATATCAAACCGTGCTATTGAACTTGCTGGCGGCGAAATCGGAAGCAAGAAACCTATTCATCCAAACGATGATGTAAATAAATCGCAATCATCGAATGATACATTTCCAACAGCAATGCACATTGCAGCAGTTGAAGAAATTCACCGCAGATTAATACCAATGGTAACAAAACTCAGAGATGCGCTCCAGAAAAAATCTGATGAGTTTAAAAATATTATCAAGATTGGAAGAACTCACTTGATGGATGCTGTTCCGCTAACACTCGGACAGGAATTTGGTGGTTACGCTCAGCAATTAACAAATGGACTCGAAAGAATTAATGCAGCCTTACCAAGATTATATGAATTAGCTCTTGGTGGAACTGCAGTTGGAACTGGATTGAACACTCATCCACAGTTTGCTGTTAAATCGGCGGAACATATTGCTAGAATCACTGGATTAAAATTTGTAACTGCACGAAATAAATTTGAAGCGCTTGCAGCACACGATGCACTTGTTGAATTCAGTGGAGTTTTGAAAACTCTTGCTGCTTCATTAATGAAAATTGCAAATGATATAAGATTACTTGGTTCCGGTCCTCGCTGTGGTTTGGGTGAAATACATCTTCCTGAAAATGAACCAGGTTCCTCAATTATGCCGGGAAAAGTAAATCCAACTCAAAGTGAAGCAATGACAATGGTTTGTGCTCAGGTTTTTGGGAATGATGTCGCTGTAAATTTTGGTGGTGCAACAGGACATTTTGAATTAAACGTTTTTAAACCAGTGATAATTTTTAATATTCTAAATTCAATCAGATTAATTTCTGATGCGTGTGAAAGTTTTACTGATCATTGTGTAGTTGGAATTGAAGCAAACACAGGCAACATTAAAAAGCATCTTGAAAATTCTTTGATGCTTGTAACTGCATTGAATCCGCACATTGGTTATGACAACGCCGCTAAAGCGGCGAAGAAAGCTCACGCTGAAGATAAAACTTTGAAGGAAGCAGTAGTTGAACTTGGATTATTGACAGCAGAAAAATTTGATGAAGTTGTCAGACCGGAAAAAATGATTGGTCCAAAAGCGTAA
- a CDS encoding glucosyl transferase — MNTKIILPVTLLLLNIVACNTTDPPPDSEKPTLKLKLEDVSCIEAWIRLTTTNLQLPATVIIKQYNSTGDTLSHISILDTQDSLLYIDSLLPNQTYKFHTTIQSYNQAEVKSNELSVTTMDTTSHNFTFETFTFGGTAGSSVLYDVAIINDNYIIAVGNVFLLESIGQPDPQPYGIAIWNGQSWELKKIFHSTNIPVTPRGILVISENEIYLAAGSIFRWDGVSSTVQMVYSRLSLPNPNATIEKLWGESNSQIYGVGNAGSIVFYNGTSWSRIESGTELNINDIWGDYNQKTGEWEILAVASNKFFNEGKKIFKIDGLLVTEINVVGLTWSLSSIWFNAARKYFIAGDGIYYKKTLNESWVKDLTFIQIYKDRIRGTQLNNILVSGSNGLISHFNGVNWKHYINNELPYYSGRLLSCDVKDNILIAVGWKEIQAIITMGKK; from the coding sequence ATGAATACAAAAATAATTCTGCCGGTAACTTTACTATTATTAAACATAGTAGCTTGCAACACAACCGATCCACCTCCGGACAGTGAAAAGCCAACGCTTAAACTAAAGCTTGAAGATGTATCCTGTATCGAAGCGTGGATAAGACTTACAACCACAAATCTACAACTGCCAGCAACTGTAATAATAAAACAATATAACTCAACAGGTGATACATTATCTCATATCTCAATACTAGATACTCAAGACTCACTTCTCTACATTGATTCTCTTTTACCAAATCAAACATATAAATTTCATACAACCATACAGTCATACAACCAAGCAGAAGTAAAAAGTAATGAGCTAAGCGTTACAACTATGGACACAACAAGCCACAATTTTACATTTGAAACTTTTACTTTTGGCGGTACAGCGGGCAGCAGTGTGCTTTACGATGTAGCAATTATAAATGATAACTATATAATTGCTGTTGGTAATGTTTTTTTACTTGAATCAATTGGTCAACCAGATCCTCAACCGTATGGGATTGCTATTTGGAACGGACAATCCTGGGAATTAAAAAAGATATTCCATAGCACAAATATACCAGTAACACCGAGAGGAATACTTGTAATCAGTGAGAATGAAATATATCTGGCAGCAGGAAGTATATTCCGATGGGATGGTGTTTCATCCACAGTACAAATGGTCTATTCAAGACTCAGTTTACCAAATCCAAATGCAACAATAGAAAAGTTATGGGGAGAATCAAACTCACAGATTTATGGAGTAGGGAATGCTGGCAGTATTGTTTTCTACAATGGCACATCGTGGAGCCGGATAGAAAGTGGAACGGAATTGAACATAAACGACATTTGGGGAGATTATAATCAGAAAACCGGTGAATGGGAAATACTGGCTGTAGCATCAAATAAGTTTTTTAATGAGGGTAAAAAAATTTTCAAAATTGATGGTCTTTTGGTAACTGAAATAAATGTTGTTGGTTTAACGTGGAGCTTAAGTTCAATTTGGTTTAATGCAGCAAGAAAATATTTCATTGCAGGAGACGGTATTTATTATAAGAAAACATTAAATGAAAGCTGGGTAAAAGACTTAACATTTATACAAATCTATAAGGATAGAATTCGGGGCACCCAACTCAATAATATTTTGGTAAGCGGATCAAACGGTTTGATATCGCATTTTAATGGTGTGAATTGGAAACACTACATTAACAATGAACTTCCGTACTACAGTGGCCGGTTACTTTCCTGTGATGTCAAAGATAACATACTCATTGCTGTTGGGTGGAAAGAAATACAAGCCATAATAACAATGGGTAAAAAGTAA
- a CDS encoding glucosyl transferase, translating into MKRVIFGALIISLSLLLQACNTTDPPPPDGEKATLELKLEDVSCIEAWIELTTTNLQLPATITLEQINPAGDTTSHIAILNTQDSLLYIDSLLPNQTYKFHTTIQAYNLTSNELSVTTMDTTSHNFTFETFTFGGTAGSSVLYDVAIINENNIWAVGEIYVADTSQNGYTMYNAVHWDGNQWELKRILYDGNIWTIKTIFAFNQNDIWFSAFVRYDGQKFIELPISPILTGWSINKIWGSSSRNLYVVGNNGNIVFYNGTSWSRIESGTELQFTDIYGASDPKTGEPEILAVCTRNLPLAKGIYRIKGNTAVEISSVPIQWELAGVWFIPNRHYYVVGSGIYEKKSLTDSLWLNKPLDITHYVTPKIRGNGLNDVFAVGAFGETLHYNGVSWKSYIEETGLNSGGYFSVCVKNNTMVAVGFTYQSAVVTIGKRTN; encoded by the coding sequence ATGAAACGGGTAATTTTTGGTGCACTAATAATAAGCCTTAGTTTGTTACTACAGGCTTGTAACACAACCGATCCTCCACCACCCGACGGTGAGAAGGCAACGCTTGAGTTAAAACTTGAAGATGTATCCTGTATCGAAGCGTGGATAGAACTGACTACAACCAACCTGCAGCTGCCAGCAACCATAACATTAGAACAAATTAATCCTGCGGGTGATACTACTTCTCATATCGCAATACTAAATACTCAAGACTCATTACTCTACATTGATTCTCTTTTACCAAACCAAACATATAAGTTTCATACAACCATACAGGCATACAATCTTACAAGCAATGAGTTGAGCGTTACAACTATGGACACCACAAGCCACAATTTTACATTTGAAACTTTTACTTTTGGCGGTACAGCGGGCAGCAGTGTGCTTTACGATGTTGCTATAATTAATGAAAACAATATATGGGCAGTGGGTGAAATTTATGTTGCCGATACAAGCCAGAATGGATACACAATGTATAATGCAGTTCATTGGGACGGAAATCAGTGGGAATTAAAAAGGATTTTATATGATGGAAATATTTGGACTATTAAAACAATTTTTGCATTTAACCAAAACGATATTTGGTTTTCTGCATTTGTAAGATATGATGGTCAAAAATTTATTGAACTGCCAATCTCTCCTATACTAACAGGGTGGTCGATAAACAAAATCTGGGGAAGCAGCAGCCGTAATCTGTATGTGGTTGGAAATAATGGAAATATTGTTTTCTACAATGGCACATCGTGGAGCCGGATAGAAAGCGGAACGGAATTACAATTTACTGATATATATGGTGCAAGTGATCCTAAAACTGGTGAGCCGGAAATACTTGCTGTATGCACAAGAAACCTTCCGTTAGCTAAAGGCATATACAGAATAAAAGGAAATACTGCTGTTGAAATTTCGTCTGTTCCAATTCAGTGGGAATTAGCAGGTGTTTGGTTTATACCTAATAGACATTACTACGTAGTTGGTAGCGGAATTTATGAGAAGAAATCTCTTACAGATAGTCTGTGGTTAAACAAACCACTAGATATTACACATTACGTAACACCAAAGATTAGAGGAAATGGTTTGAACGATGTGTTCGCGGTTGGAGCTTTTGGTGAAACGCTTCACTATAATGGAGTTAGCTGGAAAAGTTATATTGAGGAAACAGGTCTTAATTCAGGAGGATATTTTTCTGTTTGTGTAAAAAATAATACAATGGTAGCCGTTGGATTCACCTACCAAAGTGCAGTCGTAACAATAGGAAAACGAACAAATTGA
- a CDS encoding glucosyl transferase, with protein sequence MKRVIFGALIISLSLLLQACNTTDPPPPDGEKATLELKLEDVSCIEAWIELTTTNLQLPATITLEQINPAGDTLSHISILNTQDSLLYIDSLLPNQTYKFHTTIQAFNHTSNELSVTTMDTTSHNFTFETFTFGGTAGSSVLYDVAIINENNIWAVGEIYVADTSQNGYTMYNAVHWDGNQWELKRILYDGNIWTIKTIFAFNQNDIWFSAFVRYDGQKFIELPISPILTGWSINKIWGSSSSNLYVVGNNGNIVFYNGTSWSRIESGTDLNIGDIWGITDDSGGYNKYIAADNAMLKLDEDNNLSRIDAEPGMILNSVWGISNRLIYTAGDGIVLYKNNNWEKIYSQGVNTIYRIRGQYYNDICGIGSPGSIIYHFNGYSWASINPDPNNRYRSIDIKENTIAVSGYQGEKAAITILRRNN encoded by the coding sequence ATGAAACGGGTAATTTTTGGTGCACTAATAATAAGCCTTAGTTTGTTACTACAGGCTTGTAACACAACCGATCCTCCACCACCCGACGGTGAGAAGGCAACGCTTGAGTTAAAACTTGAAGATGTATCCTGTATCGAAGCGTGGATAGAACTAACTACAACCAACCTGCAGCTACCAGCAACCATAACATTAGAACAAATTAATCCTGCGGGTGATACATTATCTCATATCTCAATACTCAATACTCAAGACTCATTACTTTACATAGATTCTCTGCTGCCAAACCAAACATATAAGTTTCATACAACCATACAGGCATTCAACCATACAAGCAATGAGTTGAGCGTTACAACTATGGACACCACAAGCCACAATTTTACATTTGAAACTTTTACTTTTGGCGGTACAGCGGGCAGCAGTGTGCTTTACGATGTTGCTATAATTAATGAAAACAATATCTGGGCAGTGGGTGAAATTTATGTTGCCGATACAAGCCAGAATGGATACACAATGTATAATGCAGTTCATTGGGACGGAAATCAGTGGGAATTAAAAAGGATTTTATATGATGGAAATATTTGGACTATTAAAACAATTTTTGCATTTAACCAAAACGATATTTGGTTTTCTGCATTTGTAAGATATGATGGTCAAAAATTTATTGAACTGCCAATCTCTCCTATACTAACAGGGTGGTCGATAAACAAAATCTGGGGGAGTAGCAGCAGTAATCTGTATGTGGTTGGAAATAATGGGAATATCGTTTTCTACAATGGCACATCGTGGAGCCGGATAGAAAGCGGAACGGATTTGAATATTGGAGATATCTGGGGAATAACAGACGACAGTGGAGGTTACAATAAATACATAGCTGCAGATAATGCAATGTTAAAGTTAGACGAAGATAATAATTTATCAAGAATTGATGCTGAACCAGGAATGATTCTTAATTCAGTTTGGGGAATTTCGAACAGATTAATATATACAGCAGGAGATGGAATAGTTTTATATAAAAATAATAATTGGGAAAAAATATACAGCCAGGGAGTAAACACTATATACAGAATCAGAGGACAATATTATAATGACATTTGCGGAATTGGTTCTCCAGGTTCAATCATTTATCACTTCAATGGATATAGCTGGGCATCTATTAACCCTGATCCAAATAATCGGTATCGAAGTATTGATATAAAGGAAAATACTATAGCTGTCTCTGGCTACCAGGGAGAAAAAGCAGCCATTACAATATTAAGGAGAAACAATTAA